TACTGCCGACTGGGCAGGCAGGCTCCAGGGCGGCCTGCTGAAGAACTTTCCTGATGATTTCTTAAGCGGCGCGGAGTGCGAAGAGCGCACCATACCATCAATTTACCTCGTTATGGGGGAGGAACTCTTCGGACAATACGAGATACTAGATTCCAGGGGCAGCTGCGTCCTGATGGCTCAGAGCCTGCCGGAGGCAAAATATATTGTATACAGCAACAGAACCAAACCGCAGGCCTTAAAGATTCCGAAGGATGAAGCCCGCATAAAAGAGTCCGTCAAGGCTTACGAAAAGCACCTGGACGGCATCATACGCCTGATGGATTCGGAATTTAAGACAAAGCTACCCCAGTCGAAAAACTTCGTAGCCGTTTCAAACGGCGTATTTAATTTACTGAACCTGAAAAGATTTTAATAAATATACTTGATCGAATTAAGCCAGAACATAACAGACTACATCGCCTCCCTTTACGGGAAGGAAGTTGCCCAGAAGTATTTTGATTTTATCAAAACCGGGCATACCACATATATCAGGCTGAACGACCCTTACCCCTCTGAAGAGGCGCTGCTAAAGAGGCTTGAGGGCTATGGCGTAAGCCTTGAAAAAGTACAGGCCATACCCGATGCCTACAAAGTATTGCAGGGTGCAGAAATTTTAGGTAAAACCCTCGAGTACAATCTGGGGAAGTACTATATACAGAGCCTTTCATCCATGATTCCGCCTTTAATGCTTTCCCCTAAAAGCCAGGACGTTGTGCTCGACCTCTGCTCTGCCCCGGGGAGCAAGGCCACACAGATAGCCTCACTTATGGGCAACACAGGAACACTCATTACAAATGAGCCGCAGACGGACAGGATCAAGATGCTTGTGCACAACGTAGACAAGCTGAATCTTGTAAATACAGGCGTTATACAGTATAAGGGAGAATGGCTAAGCCGCCTTTACGACCACCATTTCGACAAAATTCTTGTTGATGCCCCCTGCAGCGCGCTCGGCGTACTGCAGAAGAAAGAGGAGGTAAGCAACTGGTGGTCTAAGGAAAGGGTTGAGAAGATTGCATATCTGCAGAACATGATACTGGCAGCAGCAATAAAAATGGCCAAGGTAGGAGGCGAAATAGTCTATTCCACCTGCACACTTACGCCTGAAGAAAACGAGCTCATAATAAACCACGCATTAAACAAGTATCCTCTTGAAGTTCTGGACATTGAGCTCCCGCTGAAAGCAAACGAGGGCTTTACTTCGTATAACGGGGAGAGGCTGAGGAGTGAACTTTCAAAGGCAAGAAGGATACTCCCCTGGGAAGTTGATTCGGAAGGATTTTTCATCATCAAAATGCGCAAGACCGGCAGGACAGAGCCCGCGAAGCCGCTGGAGGTAGAAAATAACCTGAAGCTCATAGGCCACACGGACAAAATGATGAAGAGCTATCTTAAGGACATAAGCCGTGACTTTGACATTGATGAAGAGGTGTGGCAAGACTACCGTTATTTAATCAATAAAAACGACATTTACTTTATTCACAAAGACTGGCAGGATGAAAACCTTTCCTTCTTCAACAGGATTGGTACCCGGTTCGGCCTTATAGATAAAAACAACAGGGCGCACCTGCATTCATATGCAGCGCAGTATTTCCACAGGTACATAAATAAAAATATCTTTCATCTTACAGGCGGCAGCCAGCTGAAAGACTACATGAACGGCGGAATTATTAGATGCAGCCTTGAGACAAAAGACCAGCAGATTGTAAAGTACGGCGATTATGTGCTTGGAACGGCTGCTGTTGTAAGTAACGGCATCAAGAGCCAGTACCCGAAGGCGCTCAGGATACACGAAATAAGCTACTATTAAGGACTAATAAAAAGAAGGGCGGATAACTTTATCCGCCCATAAAAACCCGGTTCATCACTCCGAGTATGTTAGCTATTCACATTTCAGCTTAAAAATATATACTTCCTAAAAATTTATACGTCATAGTACATCTGGAATTCAAAAGGATGCGGCTGAAGAGCCATCGGCCTGATTTCCTTTTCAATTTTCAGCTTGATCCATGCCTGTATAACATCTTCAGTAAAGACGTCGCCTTTAAGGAGGTATTCATGATCCTCGGCAAGTGCTTTAAGAGCTTCTTCGAGGCTTCCCGGAGTTGAAGGCACACCCTTTAACTCTTCAGGAGACATGTCATAAATATCCTTATCGAGCGGATCTCCCGGATCCAGCCTGTTAACAATTCCATCTATGCCTGCCAGCATTATTGCACTGAAGGCGAGGTAAGGATTAGCTGCAGGATCAGGGCACCTGAATTCAACTCTTTTTGCCTTGGGGCTTGTTGAGTACATAGGAATTCTGATCGAAGCGCTTCTGTTGCGCTGTGAGTAAGCCAGGTTAACCGGAGCCTCAAAGCCCGGTACGAGCCTCTTATAGGAGTTTGTAGTCGGGTTGGTAAAAGCAAGCAGTGAAGCGGCATGCTTTAAGAGTCCGCCAATAAAATAAAGTCCCATTTCGCTAAGGCCGGCATATCCTGTTCCGGCAAAAAGGGGCTTGCCGCCTTTCCAGAAGCTTGTATGAACGTGCATACCGCTTCCGTTGTCGCCAACGATCGGCTTAGGCATATATGTAACCGTACGGTTATTTATTCTGGCTGTATTCTTGACGATATACTTAAACATCAAAAGCTGGTCTGCCGCCTTGACGAGCGGCTGATAGCGGAGGTCGATTTCGCATTGTCCGCCTGAAGCAACCTCATGGTGCTGAGCTTCAACTTCAATACCGCAGTTGATGAGGTTCATAACCATTTCGTTTCTTAAATCCATGAGCTGGTCTGTAGGGGGAACCGGGAAATAGCCTTCCTTATACCTGGGTTTATAGCCGAGGTTAGGGTTTTCCTCCCTGCCGCTATTCCACTTGCCTTCAATTGAATCGACCTGATAAAAGCTTCCGTTAGGCTGAGTATCGAAGCGCACGTCGTCGAAGACGAAAAATTCTGCCTCTGGGCCGAAATAAGCCGTGTCAGCTATACCGGTTGACTGCAGGAATGCAACAGCCTTCTGTGCAATTGAGCGCGGGCAGCGGTTATATTTTTCCTTTGTTGCCGGTTCGTAAACGTCGCATGTAAGGCTTATGGTCGGGATTTCAATAAACGGGTCAAAGAACATTGTTTCAGGATCGGGAATAATGAGCATATCGCTTTCATTTATAGCCTTCCATCCGCGCATTGAGGAGGCGTCGAATCCGAATCCGTTATCAAATGAAGAGTCTTCCAGCTGTGTAACAGGAACAGTCAAATGCTGCCACTGCCCCGGAAAATCCATGAACTTTAAGTCTACAAATTTTATATCATTTTCCTTTATAAAATCAAACACCCTTTCCCTGGATGTTCTAACTCTGGGCTTTGCTTTTGCCATTTTCTTCTTTCCTATAATTTGTTTTTCAATCTTATCCGTTAATTAAATATTATATATCAAGCGTTGAAGTTTCTTTAATTGTCGAAAGTATGAAACTTGTAACGGTGCGTGTAACACCGGGCCAGGCTTGAATCTGTGTAAGGAGTTTTTCAAGTGAATCGGAATCCTTTACTACAACTTTCAATATATGGGATCCTTCACCAAGAGCCGAATAGCACTCAAGAATCTGAGGCATCTTCTCCACGTTTGATCTCAGCTCTTTGTAATGTTTTGAGGATTCCATTACAACTGTAATGAGGGCCATGATATCGAAGCCGAAGGCTTTTCTGTTGAGCCTTGCGTAATAGCCCTCAATAACGCCGTTTTCTTCCAGTTTGTTTAATCTTTCGCTGACAGAGGGAATTGAAAGTCCGATGTGCTCGGCAAGTGCGCTCCTTTTCATTCGTCCGTTTTTCTGAAGCGCTCTAAGTATTCTGAGATCCAGTTCGTCCACTATACCGCCTTAATTATTTAAGTATTTCTATGATTTCTCCTTCAAATATAAGGTTTTCAGATTTTTATATCAAGTTCCGAGGGGAAAAAATAAAGAAAAAAATTAATTTTTTAGCATGAGTGAGCAAAAAAACAGATTTTTTAAAGGAAAGTATGCAGAAAAGCTTAAATCTTTGATTCCTGACGGAGGATTCCGAATGGGGTAAAGGATTCTTTTGATTCCTTAATTTTTCTGAAAAGTTCCAGGTTTTCTTCCGGGCGCGCCTGAAGAACGTGATAGAGGTGGTACTGGACTGCCATGTGGTTTATGGATTTAATTTCAACGCCTTGAAGCTCCAGGCGGAACTGAACGTCGCTATCCTCTCCGATTGAAGGCTTCTCATAGCGCTCATCAAAGCCGTTTATTGAGAGAAAATCTTTCTTGTGGAGCGAGAAGTTGCACCCCACGATCCCTCTTTTCTTTTTGTTGAAGAAACGTCTTAAGCTCTCCGACTCAAAATAAAAACCTTTTTCCACGTCGAACGATTTTCCGAAGATCCCGTCAAAGATCAGAATGGGGAGTTTCCGCTCCAGGAAGCCGTCTTTAACGGAGTGATAGCTGAGCATTTTTGTAATTTTTTCCGAGAGGTTAACCCTGCGTCCTGCAAGGCAGGCTCTTTCCTGGCGGTTAATGAAGTGTTCTTCAACAAATTTGCGGTGCGGCACACAGTCGCCGTCAACAAATATAAGGTAGTCTGAGGCTGAGGCAGAAATGGCGCTGTTAAGGATCTTATTTTTGCGGAAGCCCTTATCCTCATGCCAGAGGTGTACTACGGGAAAAGAAGCCCCGGCAGAAAGCCTCTCAATTTCAAGCGTCACATCCTCTTTTGAACCGTCGTCGGCAATAATAATTTCAAAATCCTTAAACGTCTGTCTTTCGAAGCCTGCAAACAGGAGCCTCAGGTAGTCGATCCTGGCATAAAAAGAAATAATAACGGAAGCTTTTACCATTTTACGTTCAGTGTCCTTTTGTCTCAATTTGTTCCTTTGTATCCAGTTTTACCTTCCGCCTGTTATACTTCTTTTTCCCTTCCTCCACCTTGGGCGGTTTCTGCGGAACGGGGATCCTGCTTTTGCTTTTATCAATTTTAATTTTAATTTTCTTTTCCATTTTACCAGATACGGATTGTGCTTGAGTTTTTTTTGTACTTGTCTTACTTTACGTCCTCTCAGAGTAAAATATAGGCAAAAACAGTTTCATTCATAAAGGCCAATTTGCCTGACAAATTTAATATAAAGCGTCACAGGAGCTATTTTGAAAAATATTTCCAAAGAGCAAAAACGCAATAGCGAAAATAAAGATAAATCGGCAAAGAGTAAAACCAAAGCTGAAGCGGTTAAAAAAAACAGCGAGACTGAAAAAGCCGGTCCCATTAGCGGGAGAAAATATCCCGTATGGTTTTATTTTGTTCCCGTACTCATACCGGTTGTATTTTTTATACTTCTTGAAGGGGGCCTGAGGCTTTTCCATTACGGCAGGGATATAGAGACATTCATAAAGATATCGGCCGACTATCCCGACATGCTTTTTATGAATCCCCAAATTCCTTTCAGATACTTCAGCAACATTAAAACCGCTCCCTCGGTTATACCCGACGGTTTTAAGGAGGTAAAAAACGATTCTACCTTCAGAGTCTTTGTGCTCGGTGAAAGCAGCACCGCGGGCTGGCCGTTTGCTCCTAACGCATCTTTTTCGCGGCACCTGAAAAGAAAACTTACACTGCTCTACCCCAAGAACAATATTGAAATAATAAACCTCGGAATAACCGCCGTCAACACGTATACAATGCGGGATCTTATGCCGGACGTGCTTA
The sequence above is drawn from the Ignavibacteria bacterium genome and encodes:
- a CDS encoding glycosyltransferase, with the protein product MVKASVIISFYARIDYLRLLFAGFERQTFKDFEIIIADDGSKEDVTLEIERLSAGASFPVVHLWHEDKGFRKNKILNSAISASASDYLIFVDGDCVPHRKFVEEHFINRQERACLAGRRVNLSEKITKMLSYHSVKDGFLERKLPILIFDGIFGKSFDVEKGFYFESESLRRFFNKKKRGIVGCNFSLHKKDFLSINGFDERYEKPSIGEDSDVQFRLELQGVEIKSINHMAVQYHLYHVLQARPEENLELFRKIKESKESFTPFGILRQESKI
- the glnA gene encoding type I glutamate--ammonia ligase, which codes for MAKAKPRVRTSRERVFDFIKENDIKFVDLKFMDFPGQWQHLTVPVTQLEDSSFDNGFGFDASSMRGWKAINESDMLIIPDPETMFFDPFIEIPTISLTCDVYEPATKEKYNRCPRSIAQKAVAFLQSTGIADTAYFGPEAEFFVFDDVRFDTQPNGSFYQVDSIEGKWNSGREENPNLGYKPRYKEGYFPVPPTDQLMDLRNEMVMNLINCGIEVEAQHHEVASGGQCEIDLRYQPLVKAADQLLMFKYIVKNTARINNRTVTYMPKPIVGDNGSGMHVHTSFWKGGKPLFAGTGYAGLSEMGLYFIGGLLKHAASLLAFTNPTTNSYKRLVPGFEAPVNLAYSQRNRSASIRIPMYSTSPKAKRVEFRCPDPAANPYLAFSAIMLAGIDGIVNRLDPGDPLDKDIYDMSPEELKGVPSTPGSLEEALKALAEDHEYLLKGDVFTEDVIQAWIKLKIEKEIRPMALQPHPFEFQMYYDV
- a CDS encoding NOL1/NOP2/sun family putative RNA methylase, producing the protein MIELSQNITDYIASLYGKEVAQKYFDFIKTGHTTYIRLNDPYPSEEALLKRLEGYGVSLEKVQAIPDAYKVLQGAEILGKTLEYNLGKYYIQSLSSMIPPLMLSPKSQDVVLDLCSAPGSKATQIASLMGNTGTLITNEPQTDRIKMLVHNVDKLNLVNTGVIQYKGEWLSRLYDHHFDKILVDAPCSALGVLQKKEEVSNWWSKERVEKIAYLQNMILAAAIKMAKVGGEIVYSTCTLTPEENELIINHALNKYPLEVLDIELPLKANEGFTSYNGERLRSELSKARRILPWEVDSEGFFIIKMRKTGRTEPAKPLEVENNLKLIGHTDKMMKSYLKDISRDFDIDEEVWQDYRYLINKNDIYFIHKDWQDENLSFFNRIGTRFGLIDKNNRAHLHSYAAQYFHRYINKNIFHLTGGSQLKDYMNGGIIRCSLETKDQQIVKYGDYVLGTAAVVSNGIKSQYPKALRIHEISYY
- a CDS encoding Lrp/AsnC family transcriptional regulator encodes the protein MVDELDLRILRALQKNGRMKRSALAEHIGLSIPSVSERLNKLEENGVIEGYYARLNRKAFGFDIMALITVVMESSKHYKELRSNVEKMPQILECYSALGEGSHILKVVVKDSDSLEKLLTQIQAWPGVTRTVTSFILSTIKETSTLDI